In Chitinophaga oryzae, the sequence TCTTTTTTTGACTATGGTGTGATGGCGGGTTGGAGCGATAACATCAGATGGATCCTGTCCCGCTTTTGCTGTTCACTGATGGTGTTGTCCCTGGTTAAGGACCGGCCGTCCAGCTTTTGATAGTCTGCAGCGGGTCCTGCACTGCGCAGGTTTGAAGTGGAGAGTGTTTCAATGGAAAGGAATTCGCCGGGCGTCATGGCTCCGAACCATACCGGGTCGTCGGCCAGTGTCCAGGTCACCAGCACCAGTTTCTTTTCACCCTCAACGATGGCGGTAGTATCTTTCAGGGCCGCGTATGCGGCTGCATTGCCGAAGAGCGTGCTTGTTCTTCCTGCTTTAGGATTGATAAAAGTGGTAATTGTTTTAAGATGCATCGTCTCGAGCCCAAAGGAGGCGGGGATGGCAGCGGCATCGTTCCGGTTTTCGGCCGGTTTTTGCCGGCAGGCGGTCAGCAGTAGCAGCAGGCAAATGAAGAGTGTATGTTTCATATTAATGTTGGATGGGTGCGGTGAAAACGAAGTCATTGTTTTTAACGGGACGGTGGCAGTTGATACATTCAGTCGTAAAAAGGGCGTTGGCGCCGTAAGGTTTCAACGCGGGCGTTTTGAACCGCGCCCATCCCCAGCCTTCCGTCGATGCGTATTTTTCCTTGTCTTTTATCATGTATTCCACCTGTTTAAACGCGCCGGCGGTGATGTTTCCTGCTGCTGTAGTCAACTGGTCCCACGCTACTTTGGCGAGGATGCTGCCGTTGGGCCATGGGTTGGTTTGATGCTGCCGGATGGCTTTCACGGCGATATCGTTCCCGTAAATGATCCTGATGGTGCCGTTATCCACCCGGAGGGTGGTGCTGATGGGCGTCCAGTCCTTGTATTCAGGGATGTACTGTACGCCGTTAGGCGCTTCCGGCAGTTTCGCCGGGGTATTTTTTGCGGAAGCAACCCATTGGGAGTATTGATTTTCCTGTGTTTTGTTTTTAGCGGTGTCCGGCCGTTGTTTGGGAGCAAGCGTAATGACGTATTTTTTAAGGACCTGCAGATCGCCGGCCGTGATTTTTGCTTCAGGATGCAGAGAGGTATAGCTTTCCAGGGGCATCACCCCGGCAATCGCCTGGTTTACCGATTCCCAGAGTTTAGCTGCCTGTTCCGGCTTTTCCATTTTATCCCACAGGGAGAAGTTTAAAACGCTCCTGCCACGTTTTACGTGATCTGCTACCAGCCAGTTGACAGGCGTGATACGATCGAACCAGCGGAGATGAACGGTATTGGAGTGACAGTCATAGCAGGACCGTTGCAGGATGGCCGCTACGTCATTCGGAAAGGTTTCCGGCGGCGTGGAAGGATACTGGTTGCTGATGTTGGGCCTGACAAATTGCACGAGCAGCAAAACAGTGAAGACCACCAGGATTACCTTCGTTTTTTTGTTTTTCATGGATGTTTTGTTTGATACAAAATAAGGGCATATTTCCCTGGGTAGCGTTCAATGGAATGCGAAACGGGCAAAATGACAATCGAGGTGTTCGTATACCGGTTTTAACAGCCACATATCTATCGTTGGCCACTGGTTCCGGCGCTGGACCAGGTCATTTTATGACTATATTACCTACGGGATGATGGAAGAAACGCCTTACAAGCTGAAAAAGGAGTTCCCT encodes:
- a CDS encoding heme-binding domain-containing protein, which codes for MKNKKTKVILVVFTVLLLVQFVRPNISNQYPSTPPETFPNDVAAILQRSCYDCHSNTVHLRWFDRITPVNWLVADHVKRGRSVLNFSLWDKMEKPEQAAKLWESVNQAIAGVMPLESYTSLHPEAKITAGDLQVLKKYVITLAPKQRPDTAKNKTQENQYSQWVASAKNTPAKLPEAPNGVQYIPEYKDWTPISTTLRVDNGTIRIIYGNDIAVKAIRQHQTNPWPNGSILAKVAWDQLTTAAGNITAGAFKQVEYMIKDKEKYASTEGWGWARFKTPALKPYGANALFTTECINCHRPVKNNDFVFTAPIQH